From a region of the Vanrija pseudolonga chromosome 2, complete sequence genome:
- the CPK1 gene encoding Mitogen-activated protein kinase CPK1, giving the protein MTASNIPFNVSEHYKVHEVIGEGAYGVVVSAVHIASGTKVAIKRITPFDHAMFCQRTLREIKLLRHFRHENIIAILDIIAPPSYDQFHEVYLVQELMETDLHRVIRTQELSDDHCQYFLYQTIRGLKALHSANVLHRDLKPSNLLLNANCDLKICDFGLARSAALPPPDAGPNGGNGFMTEYVATRWYRAPEVMLSFQEYSKAIDVWSVGCILAEMINGKPLFPGRDYHHQLSLILECLGTPTMDDFNEITSKRSQDYLRALPFHRRRDLREMCPKAKPNALDLMRRCLTFSPRKRITVEEALEHPYLEPYHDPSDEPGAEPLHPDFFDFENRSSAPSRETLKRLIYSEIQRPLGDS; this is encoded by the exons ATGACGGCGTCCAACATCCCCTTCAACGTCTCGGAGCACTACAAGGTCCACGAGGTGATCGGCGAGGGCGCCTACGGCGTCGTGGT CTCTGCCGTGCACATCGCCTCGGGCACCAAGGTCGCCATCAAGCGCATCACGCCGTTCGACCATGCCATGTTCTGCCAGCGTACCCTGCGCGAGATTAAGCTTCTGAGGCACTTCCG TCACGAGAACATCATTGCCATCCTCGACATCATCGCCCCGCCCTCCTACGACCAGTTCCACGAGGTCTACCTCGTCCAGGAGCTCATGGAGACCGACCTCCACCGTGTCATTCGCACCCAGGAGCTCTCCGACGACCACTGCCAGTACTTTTTGTACCAG ACGATCCGCGGCCTCAAGGCTCTGCACTCGGCCAACGTGCTCCACCGTGACCTCAAGCCCTCCAACTTGTTGCTCAATGCCAACTGTGACCTCAAGATCTGTGACTTTGGTCTCGCGCGTTCGGCCGCTCTCCCTCCGCCTGACGCCGGAcccaacggcggcaacggcttCATGACAGAATACGTTGCGACGCGTTGGTACCGTGCTCCCGAGGTCATGCTCT CGTTCCAGGAGTACTCGAAGGCCATTGACGTGTGGAGCGTGGGCtgcatcctcgccgagatgA TCAACGGCAAGCCGCTGTTCCCTGGAAGAGATTACCACCACC AGCTGTCGCTCATCCTCGAGTGCTTGGGAACTCCGACCATGGACGACTTCAACGAGATCACGTCGAAGAGGTCACAGGACTacctgcgcgcgctgccattccaccgccgccgcgacctgcGTGAGATGTgccccaaggccaagcccaacgccctcgacctcatgAGGAGGTGTTTGACGTTCTCGCCCCGCAAGCGCATCACGGTGGAGGAGGCTCTTGAGCACCCTTACCTGGAGCCGTACCACGACCCGTCAGACGAGCCCGGAGCCGAGCCGCTGCACCCCGACTTCTTCGACTTTGAGAACCGCTCAAGCGCACCGAGCCGAGAGACGCTGAAGC GCCTCATCTACTCCGAGATCCAGCGCCCTCTTGGCGACTCGTAA
- the Mlxipl gene encoding Carbohydrate-responsive element-binding protein: MATSPSVLSPPQTQYALDFLSLAGLDSHTPNLGDIESPSASIGFEQQSQHQPASSSSASHHAAAVAAAAAAAAAADAEYDVPLDDPSPISLDSRPVSNPGRSRSAASRSNNGAGGGSKKSSSARGNLSAASPMDVDNSTTSNGGGGSGHASGHLGGVSSGHSTPGIEANDILNANPMEMSPAVYDAIQAGILQHQLLTSLLAQLEAIHMQSPFTAAQNPTSPYGAMAQMFLTSPPDHSQLPEPAQSGQFFDSRGHRKISASHVLAGVLTPGPSGEMAPEMRMDLMSPMQLEMLARGEFIEGMDNFNPVPLLSPALSHHAGSSYASPVAQAAFGTSGQGHSGQGQQRHDTVSANQHALEQLQFQQRQFQEQLALLQEQQRQLQATAAAVAAASGSPYMSPQQQPHQQQQQQQHRPAVTPGSVPTGHPGSSVNTPSPGGYFSPLTSPALEPAVSRSAHLRAAAAHLSPALHAQSPRGPHPLSALSSPALNPVGSSGGAQQTLSPALAPQTGGDVADPDYLYALQGILAGNGEAQGAYNGSPVIGPPSAMQSPAFGPSGTGPHRGSLPAKSRPSPMMKPTSHRSHGRGPSTSTSVPTSPMAFKIAQGGKGYLPPAAIDQRGVQQMQQQQLQQQQQPGSAASTPSPVDLAQIMPPPPVPGSTSRPKTLTPMTPASLMNLGKADAKAEPQSDSRRQPPPSAPPVRAAAKRATASIAPAPPAPAAAKRGSRLVPSGGAAATKRALAIRPPGGVGVRAATKGAAAAAAAAATNEPETRRTSHKAAEQKRRDSLKAGFDELRLLLPPINTEALDPESGEPIPGSSAPRLLPKSSLVPDDNPNRGVSKVALLKFSNEYIVRLHEKVEKRDDYIDKLRDEIRRLRGLGDPALVDDEIRGDEGEDLLDMDMLEGEEDDLGDDEEDEEDEMEVDESASSRRATSKAGKSPALLPTKRPGLSRSASSNTSTKSGRRVSAAE, encoded by the exons ACAGTCTCAGCACcagcccgcgtcgtcgtcttctgcATCgcatcacgccgccgccgtcgctgccgcagcagctgcagccgccgccgccgacgccgaatACGACGTCCCACTAGACGACCCGTCTCCCATCAGCCTCGACTCGCGCCCAGTGAGCAATCCTGGTCGCAGCCGGAGCGCCGCGTCTCGTAGCAACAACGGCGCAGGAGGAGGCTCAAAGAAGTCGTCGTCTGCTCGGGGAAATCTCTCGGCTGCCAGCCCGATGGACGTCGACAACTCGACCACGAGCAATGGAGGGGGCGGTTCTGGTCACGCCTCGggccatctcggcggcgtcagctctgGCCACAGCACGCCTGGAATCGAAGCAAACGACATTCTCAACGCCAACCCCATGGAGATGAGCCCCGCCGTCTACGACGCCATCCAGGCGGGCATCTTACAACATCAG TTGCTAacctcgctcctcgcgcagctcgaggcaATCCACATGCAGTCGCCCTTTACGGCCGCCCAGAACCCTACATCTCCCTACGGCGCAATGGCCCAAATGTTCCTCACGTCGCCACCCGACCACAGTCAACTTCCCGAACCTGCACAAAGTGGTCAGTTCTTTGACAGTCGCGGACACCGCAAGATTAGCGCCTCCCATGTGCTAGCTGGTGTTCTCACTCCGG GCCCCAGTGGAGAGATGGCTCCAGAAATGCGCATGGACCTCATGAGTCCAATGCAGCTCGAGATGCTCGCCAGGGGCGAGTTTATTGAGGGCATGGACAAC TTCAACCCGGTCCCATTGCTATCTCCTGCGCTGTCCCATCACGCCGGCTCGAGCTACGCGTCGCCGGTCGCACAGGCTGCGTTTGGAACATCTGGTCAAGGCCACAGCGGCCAGGGTCAGCAACGGCATGACACTGTCAGTGCCAACCAGCATGCCCTTGAGCAGCTCCAGTTCCAGCAGCGCCAGTTCCAGGAACAGCTGGCATTGCTtcaggagcagcagcggcagctccAGGCtaccgccgcggccgtcgccgctgcttcTGGATCACCATACATGTccccccagcagcagcctcaccagcagcaacaacagcagcaacaccgACCTGCCGTCACACCTGGTTCCGTGCCCACTGGTCACCCAGGCAGCTCGGTCAATACCCCATCGCCTGGCGGCTACTTTTCACCACTTACCTCCCCCGCCCTTGAGCCAGCAGTGAGCCGCTCGGCCCACCTCCGGGCTGCCGCGGCGCATCTGTCTCCAGCATTGCATGCCCAATCACCACGTGGACCGCATCCTCTCTCCGCACTGTCTTCCCCTGCCCTCAACCCTGTCGGTTCGTCCGGCGGTGCCCAGCAGACCCTCTCACCTGCGCTCGCGCCTCAAACCGGCGGCGATGTCGCCGATCCCGACTACCTCTATGCTCTTCAGGGCATCCTCGCTGGGAACGGCGAGGCGCAGGGTGCGTACAATGGGTCGCCAGTTATCGGGCCTCCCAGCGCAATGCAGTCACCAGCATTTGGCCCAAGCGGCACCGGCCCCCACCGCGGGTCTCTGCCAGCCAAAtcgcgcccgtcgccaaTGATGAAGCCGACATCGCACCGTTCCCACGGCCGCGGTCCGTCCACATCGACCTCGGTGCCAACGTCTCCCATGGCTTTCAAGATTGCCCAGGGCGGAAAGGGCTATCTGCCTCCGGCCGCCATTGATCAGCGGGGTGTCCAGCagatgcagcagcaacagctccagcagcagcagcagccaggcagcgccgcgtcgacacCATCACCCGTTGACCTGGCTCAAATCATGCCACCCCCACCTGTGCCTGGTTCGACAAGCCGTCCAAAGACCCTCACGCCTATGACGCCAGCAAGTTTGATGAACCTGGGAAAAGCCGATGCAAAGGCAGAGCCGCAATCAGAttcccgccgccagccgccccCGTCTGCCCCGCCAGTGCGTGCCGCAGCGAAACGCGCAACCGCAAGTATCGCCCCGGCCCCGCCAgcgcccgctgctgccaagcGTGGTAGCCGATTAGTTCCGTCTGggggcgccgctgccaccaagCGCGCACTAGCTATCCGGCCGCCCGGTGGCGTGGGTGTGCGTGCCGCCACAAagggtgctgcggcggctgccgccgcggctgccaCCAACGAGCCAGAGACGAGGAGAACGTCACACAAGGCGGCTGAACAAAAGCGTCGTGACAGTCTCAAGGCAGGGTTTGACGAGCTGCGATTGCTCTTGCCGCCTATCAACACTGAGGCCTTGGACCCCGAATCTGGCGAGCCAATCCCAGGTTCGTCTGCTCCTCGATTGCTACCAAAGTCGTCTCTTGTCCCGGACGACAACCCGAACCGTGGTGTGTCCAAGGTCGCGCTGCTCAAGTTCTCCAACGAGTACATTGTCCGACTACACGAAAAGGTGGAGAAGCGCGACGACTACATCGACAAGCTTCGGGACGAGATCCGACGACTACGCGGCCTCGGAGACCCTGCACTCGTCGATGACGAAatccgcggcgacgagggcgaggacctcctcgacatggACATGTTGGAGGGAGAGGAAGATGACCTGGGGGATGatgaagaggacgaggaggacgagatggaggtggacgagtcggcgtcgtccagGCGGGCGACGTCAAAGGCGGGCAAGTCGCCTGCGCTCCTGCCAACAAAACGGCCGGGCTTGTCCCGAAGTGCAAGCAGTAACACGAGCACAAAGTCGGGCaggagggtgagtgcggcaGAGTAG
- the SPCC825.05c gene encoding PWI domain-containing protein: MADSMRGADASQDTRFKDKEALSIKATKFPAHFSEKVDLRKVNVSVLKPWIAKRLTELMRFEDDVVVEYVYSMLEDRDKPIPDPRKMQVALVGFMDKYGAAAFVDELWKLLLSAQKTVGGVPAEFIAAKKAELEEAQRRGPVDNEAQMRARVDSMRDGPRRDDRGGRDDYRSGPPRRFDDRDRGGRYGDRGGYGDRDRGYGGRGGGGGGGGYGRDRDGGFAGRERDNGYGARAQRDGRDSRDARDRSPPARGEYRRRSPSPPPRRRSPSPPPRRRSPSPAPRRRRSPSRSPSRTPPRRRGGRDERDGTPERKRERSPTITPPRRAREEEGGRGGPSRRARDDDTPPRRSDKYDDTPPRRGRGGGGDDDTPPRRGGRDDTPPAPSSRREDKSRSRSRSPPPPPPRRRDSASREEPKEKSEGEERRRKKLEGPLSKSRWA, from the exons ATGGCCGACA GCATGCGCGGAGCAGATGCGTCGCAAGACACG CGcttcaaggacaaggaggcgCTTAGCATCAAGGCTACAAAGTTCCCGGCTCACTTTAGCGAAAAG GTCGACCTCCGCAAGGTCAATGTATCGGTTCTGAAGCCGTGGATCGCAAAGCGTCTGACTGAGCTCATGCGCTTCGAAGATGACGTTGTTGTGGAGTACGTCTACAGCATGCTGGAGGACAGGGACAAGCCT ATTCCCGACCCAAGGAAGATGCAGGTTGCGCTCGTCGGCTTTATGGACAAGTACGGCGCAGCTGCGTTTGTTGACGAGCTGTGGAAGCTGCTCCTTTCGGCCCAGAAGACTGTTGGGGGTGTCCCTGCCGAG TTCATTGCCGCGAAGAAGGCAGAACTCGAAGAGGCACAGAGAAGGGGACCGGTAGACAACGAGGCCCAGatgcgtgcgcgcgtcgatTCCATGCGCGATGGCCCCAGGAGA GATGACCGAGGTGGACGTGACGACTACCGCTCTGGCCCACCTAGGCGCTTTGACGATCGCGATCGCGGCGGCCGGTATGGCGACCGTGGAGGATAtggcgaccgcgaccgcggctACGGTGGAcgtggtggaggcggaggcggaggtgggTACGGTCGCGACCGTGATGGAGGCTTTGCCGGTCGTGAGCGCGACAACGGGTACGGAGCGCGTGCTCAGCGCGATGGCCGTGACTCGCGCGATGCTCGCGACAggtcgccgcctgctcgcggCGAGTACCGTCGCCGTTCGCCttccccgcctcctcgccgccgttcgccttcgcctcctcctcgtcgccgctctccTTCCCCTGcgccccgacgccggcgctcgccgtccaGGTCGCCCAGCCGAACCCCACCCCGTCGCCGGGGTGGCCGTGATGAACGCGACGGCACCCCCGAGCGTAAGCGTGAGCGGAGCCCGACAATTACGcctccgcgccgtgcccgtgaggaggaaggtggacgaggtggtccgtctcggcgtgctcgcgacgaTGAcactcctcctcggcgcagcgACAAGTATGACGACactccgcctcggcgcggtcgtggtggtggtggtgacgacgacacgccTCCTAGGCGTGGCGGACGCGATGATACGCCACCTGCGCCATCATCGCGTCGCGAGGACAAGTCCCGCTCCcgctcccgctcgccgccgccgccaccacctcgccggcgcgatTCTGCTAGTCGCGAAGAGCCAAAGGAGAAGAGTGAGGGTGAGGAACGGCGTcgcaagaagctcgagggCCCGCTTTCCAAGAGCCGATGGGCGTGA
- the KDM3B gene encoding Lysine-specific demethylase 3B has protein sequence MSMDMEEPAASRPDEGRVSPQREATDGPAPPHPDNAVQPVTPEGQLGVTDDMGLTASKQAEPADESQNDAVCEPSPPPEDDLAPLPKEFDPDAPTPVITSAPLPDDDLAIRREPTPEPEPAPEAPAADEQTIDEPMDVEDADPYLHDTSQLASEYDRAGILTAIGTIEWSQALVDGEEEEAMNEPREEEPMNEAEPTIEEPVQEQDEAARRRSPSLSPLSPLSELPSEFIEEVTPVPAPAPAAESSKAAQRRSASPMKRSNTDNGVIDLTGPEDGRSRRKGKAPERFGGGSADFGDLGDDIEVGPKGKRVYKKAKGLDGRPIKREPKSRKRLDLDLGISRDGELPPEKVAPRARTLTDAKIKEMLKGKDKEVQLAPCIRPRYGRWGKCTQCVSKLGGDSCRFRSYRTFPIDPATAEIQGPGFFESTEWAGEMTPLPHHFNTELTEEHMARTERTVAAPLLNLITDEMRHVLKNDPLLRGVDSALHRSVCDFCASTIFGGFFFCKKCGRDYCLECERFFSRSSLELRNSPWALSDAARPRLQRCTRKNDEDLPKENHKGGVFMHSREDLQAVSRFTAKEIKDNWLALIDFVLEPQSDKFSVEECLLSLGVQESETELADAVRQYFESEKTKRPTAAPAPAITNEEIDKLYEASQDLPRVPDPTDLKTHPFIYIDAAKLDNDKFDVLWSRGEPMVAYGVEGQLKLDWSPDGFIRRFGHVLECQTEAVQKMTVGQFFQMFKDRALRELHVDDWPNPSSTPVRGRSMAGTLSGPTSAAPSRSRSPSVRALSPVKQVEGVNGVNGARGSSEDRARQTSPLKESAAAAVPASPRPRQPSPFKNGSDSRDVLPSKPNGNAPYSNGRSAETRGHTGGADDEGEKLKAGTEPEVVVVEEAATPDVVIVEDTATPEPAEEPEIVHVPRRIKPGIFKLKDWPSTDDFEFAYPDMYADFNRALPVPDFTRRDGVLNLYSHFPAGPTRPDIGPKMYNAFAAREDAGGMGSTRLHMDVADAVNIMLHASKRPDGTPGCAVWDLFKAEDADTLRLYLKDKFADSGDKTGKPSFTDPIHAQMFYLDAEMRQELFDKHGVTSFRVYQYPGQAVFIPAGCAHQVCNLADCIKIALDFVSPHNTHRCQQLVRDFRRENFLRAWKDDVLQLYNVMWYAWTNAAAVAASAQAARHAHLASLANGSSAPFTLRTALSSPSSRNLLSPAMSSVRDDPAPPSPRERVENETGSGIGSAGRRSGQSSPAPRDGAPDSAAPAATTTGRAGTEPAGDMDVDAVAQSPKQILTDKLFDAALAREPIAPALDLDPGKRSSPPPPPPEPSPPPRQQPGASREKPKLSQVIQRGHVPMDLAYSAMSRDLGSGADELP, from the exons ATGTCAATGGATATGGAAGAGCCGGCTGCCTCGCGACCAGACGAGGGGCGCGTGTCGCCTCAGCGAGAGGCAACCGATGGTCCTGCTCCTCCCCACCCTGACAATGCTGTACAGCCAGTCACCCCCGAAGGGCAGCTCGGGGTCACCGACGACATGGGCCTCacggcgagcaagcaagccgAGCCTGCCGACGAGAGCCAGAACGATGCCGTCTGCGagccgtcaccaccaccagaaGACGATCTTGCCCCCCTACCAAAGGAGTTTGATCCGGACGCTCCCACGCCAGTCATCACGTCTGCACCGCTGCCAGATGATGATCTCGCCATTCGGCGCGAGCCGACCCCCGAGCCGGAGCCAGCGCCGGAAGCTCCggcagccgacgagcagACCATCGACGAGCCCATGGATGTGGAAGACGCCGACCCATACCTCCACGACACGTCCCAGCTCGCCAGTGAATATGATCGCGCTGGCATTCTCACCGCCATCGGTACGATTGAGTGGTCGCAAGCGTTGGTggatggggaggaggaggaggccatgAACGAGCCCCGTGAGGAGGAGCCGATGAATGAAGCGGAACCGACAATAGAGGAGCCTGTGCAGGAGCAGGACGaggctgctcgccgccgatcACCTTCGC TGTCCCCACTCTCACCACTCTCCGAGCTGCCGTCCGAGTTCATCGAGGAGGTTACTCCGGTACctgccccagccccagcagccgaGTCGTCAAAGGCAGCACAACGCCGGTCTGCCTCTCCAATGAAGCGCTCAAACACAGACAACGGAGTGATCGACCTGACAGGTCCCGAGGACGGCAGATCGAGGCGCAAAGGCAAGGCTCCAGAACGCTTCGGAGGCGGCAGTGCAGACTttggcgacctcggtgaTGACATTGAAGTTGGTCCAAAGGGCAAGAGGGTGtacaagaaggccaagggccTGGATGGGAGGCCTATCAAAA GGGAGCCCAAGTCCCGAAAGAGGCTCGACCTGGACCTTGGCATCTCTCGCGATGGAGAACTGCCGCCAGAAAAAGTGGCACCTC GCGCTCGAACCCTCACAGACGCCAAGATCAAGGAGATGCTCAAaggcaaggacaaggaggtTCAGCTGGCACCCTGCATTCGCCCCCGGTACGGACGATGGGGCAAGTGCACGCAGTGTGTTAGCAAGCTCGGTGGCGACTCGTGTCGCTTCAGGTCATATCGCACGTTCCC GATCGATCCGGCTACTGCCGAAATTCAAGGACCCGGCTTCTTTGAGTCGACCGAGTGGGCTGGTGAAATGACACCGTTACCGCACCACTTCAACACAGAGCTCACCGAAGAACACATGGCCCGAACAGAGAGGACAGTCGCCGCGCCGTTGTTGAATCTCATCACAGACGAGATGCGCCATGTCCTCAAGAATGACCCTTTGCTGCGCGGTGTAGACTCGGCCCTTCACCGTTCTGTCTGTG ACTTCTGCGCCTCGACAATCTTTGGAGGTTTCTTCTTCTGCAAGAAATGCGGCCGCGACTATTGCCTGGAGTGCGAACGATTCTTCAGCAGAAGTTCCTTGGAGCTGCGAAACTCTCCGTGGGCTCTATCAGAtgccgctcgtcctcggcttcAACGGTGCACCCGCAAAAACGACGAAGACCTTCCTAAGGAAAACCATAAGGGCGGCGTGTTCATGCACAGCCGCGAGGACCTGCAGGCCGTTTCGCGCTTCACAGCCAAGGAGATCAAGGACAACTGGCTTGCCCTCATCGACTTTGTCCTCGAACCCCAGAGCGACAAGTTCAGTGTTGAGGAGTGTCTGCTCTCTCTCGGCGTGCAAGAGAGCGAGACGGAGCTGGCTGACGCCGTACGCCAATACTTCGAGTCGGAGAAGACGAAACGCCCCAcggccgcccccgcaccgGCGATCACTAACGAAGAGATCGACAAGCTCTACGAGGCATCACAAGACCTTCCTCGTGTCCCTGACCCCACCGATCTCAAGACACACCCCTTCATCTACATtgacgcggccaagctcgacaatGACAAGTTTGACGTCCTGTGGTCCCGCGGAGAGCCAATGGTGGCGTATGGGGTCGAGGGGCAGCTCAAGCTTGACTGGTCTCCTGATGGCTTCATCAGGCGTTTTGGCC ATGTCCTCGAATGTCAAACAGAAGCCGTCCAGAAGATGACGGTTGGACAGTTCTTCCAGATGTTTAAGGATCGGGCGCTGCGTGAACTGCATGTCGATGACTGGCCGAACCCATCTTCCACGCCGGTGCGAGGGCGTAGCATGGCTGGGACGCTCAGTGGGCCAACATCGGCCGCACCTAGTCGGAGCCGGTCGCCGTCTGTACGTGCACTGAGCCCGGTCAAGCAAGTCGAGGGTGTGAACGGCGTGAACGGGGCACGGGGCAGCTCGGAAGACCGCGCGCGGCAGACATCGCCATTGAAAGAatcggcagcggcggccgtgccCGCGTCCCCGAGGCCACGACAACCGTCACCATTCAAGAATGGCTCCGACAGTCGGGATGTTTTGCCTTCCAAGCCAAACGGCAATGCACCATACAGCAACGGCCGCAGTGCCGAGACAAGAGGCCacaccggcggcgccgacgacgagggggagaAGTTGAAAGCAGGGACAGAGCCagaagtcgtcgtcgtcgaggaggcagCTACACCCGATGTTGTGATCGTCGAGGACACAGCAACACCCGAACCGGCAGAAGAACCCGAGATTGTGCATGTGCCAAGGAGGATTAAGCCAGGGATCTTCAAGCTCAAGGACTGGCCATCCACCGATGACTTCGAGTTCGCCTATCCCGACATGTACGCCGACTTCAACCGAGCATTGCCAGTGCCCGACTTCACGAgacgcgacggcgtcctTAACCTCTACTCACAT TTCCCCGCCGGTCCGACTCGCCCTGACATCGGCCCGAAGATGTACAACGCTTTCGCTGCGCGTGAGGACGCGGGAGGAATGGGATCGACCCGTCTGCACATGGACGTTGCGGACGCTGTCAACATCATGTTGCACGCAAGCAAGCGGCCAGATGGCACGCCAGGCTGTGCTGTCTGGGACCTTTTCAaagccgaggacgccgataCGTTGCGCCTGTATCTCAAGGACAAGTTTGCGGATTCCGGTGACAAGACAGGAAAGCCCTCTTTCACGGATCCAATCCACGCACAAATGTTCTACCTTGACGCTGAGATGCGGCAAGAGTTGTTCGACAAGCACGGAGTGACCAGCTTCCGAGTCTACCAGTACCCGGGCCAGGCAGTGTTCATCCCCGCGGGGTGCGCGCACCAAGTGTGCAACCTTGCCGACTGCATCAAGATTGCTCTCGACTTTGTGAGCCCGCACAACACGCACCGTTGCCAACAGCTTGTACGCGACTTTCGCCGGGAGAACTTCCTACGCGCGTGGAAGGACGATGTCTTACAACTGTACAATGTCATGTG GTACGCTTGGACGAAT GCGGCCGCtgtggccgcctcggcccaAGCTGCACGACACGCGCATCTTGCTTCTTTGGCGAACgggagcagcgcgccgttTACGCTACGGACGGCCCTGTCGTCGCCCAGCAGCCGCAACCTGCTATCACCGGCGATGAGTAGCGTACGCGATGATCCGGCGCCGCCTTCTCCGCGCGAGCGGGTTGAAAATGAGACTGGGTCGGGTATCGGCTCAGCGGGGCGGCGCAGTGGACAAAGTTCGCCGGCGCCACGCGATGGGGCTCCCGAttcggcggcaccggccgcGACCACGACGGGCCGGGCGGGCACTGAGCCGGCCGGTGATATGGACGTGGACGCGGTGGCCCAGTCGCCCAAGCAGATACTTACCGACAAGCTGTTCGACGCTGCCCTGGCCAGGGAGCCGATAGCACCTGCTCTTGATCTCGACCCCGGCAAGAGAagctcgcccccgccgccgccaccggagccgtcgccgcctcctcggcagcagccGGGCGCATCCCGGGAGAAGCCCAAGCTGAGTCAAGTGATCCAGCGGGGCCATGTGCCCATGGATCTGGCGTACAGCGCCATGTCCCGAGACTTGGGGTCTGGTGCGGACGAGTTGCCGTAG
- the fabG2_1 gene encoding putative oxidoreductase, with the protein MAAAPPARLRLANKVAVVTGAGSGIGLETSLQFAAEGALVVLSDVNEEAVKKAAARVAEQFPSSQAFALKADVGKEEDVKALIEAAVEKFGRLDVLFNNAGIMHPKDDDAVNTDEKIWDLTNQINVKGVWYGCKHGVIAMRKNKADPAKGLGIGGSIINVASFVAKLGAATPQLAYTASKGAVLALTRELAMIHAREAIRFNALCPGPIRTPLLMDYLNTPEKLNRRLVHCPMGRFGEPVEQAKAVVFLASDDSSFVNGTDFLVDGGLAACYVTAEGEYQGAIPKGLA; encoded by the exons atggccgccgctccccccgcccgcctccgcctcgccaacaaggtcgccgtcgtcactggTGCCGGCTC CGGTATCGGCCTCGAGACCTCGCTCCAGTTCGCCGCTGAGGGCGCCCTCGTTGTCCTCTCGGACGTGAACGAGGAGgccgtcaagaaggccgccgcccgcgtcgccgagcagttCCCCTCGTCGCAGGCTTtcgccctcaaggccgacgtcggcaaggaggaggacgtcaagGCGCTTATCGAGGCTGCTGTTGAGAAGtttggccgcctcgacgtcctcttCAACAACGCTGGTATCATGCACCCCAA ggacgacgacgccgtcaacaCCGACGAGAAGATCTGGGACCTCACCAACCAGATCAACGTCAAGGGCGTGTGGTACGGCTGCAAGCACGGTGTCATCGCCATGCGCAAGAACAaggccgaccccgccaagggcctcggcatcggcggctCGATCATCAACGTCGCGTCGTTCGTCGCCAAGCTTGGCGCCGCTACCCCCCAGCTCGCGTACACTGCCTCCAAGGGTGCtgtcctcgcgctcacccgcgagctcgccatgATCCACGCCCGTGAGGCCATCCGCTTCAACGCCCTCTGCCCCGGCCCCATCCGCACCCCCCTCCTCATGGACTACCTCAACACCCCCGAGAAGCTcaaccgccgcctcgtccactGCCCCATGGGCCGCTTCggcgagcccgtcgagcaggccaaggctgTTGTTTTCC TTGCTTCCGACGACTCGTCGTTCGTCAACGGCACCGacttcctcgtcgacggtggTCTCGCCGCGTGCTACGtcaccgccgagggcgagtacCAGGGCGCCATCCCCAAGGGCCTTGCCTAA